The genomic segment CGTGGGCccaaaatcgatcggggtatgtcAGGGAGGCTTGGAAGCTGCTTAGTGTAGGCCATTGGGGTGGGCGGtaccatttaggtggtcaaacgagcgaaatggcacAAAGGGTGCGTATTTGAACCAAATCGTTGCGCTATATCCCACGGTTCCGGGGGTAAGCCCGAGATCCGGGCGGGCCGTGGGTCCATAATCGATGGTgcgtgccagggaggcttggGGCGGCTTAGTGTTTGCTATTAGGGTGGGCGGTGCCATTTGAgttgtcaaacgggcgaaacaatgcaaAGGGCGCGTATTTGGGctaaatcgatttgctatagcccacaatgtcgggggtgagcccggggtatGTGCATGTCGTGGGCtcaaaattgatcggggcgtgccagggaggcttgAGAGCTGCCTAGCATGGACCGTTTGGGTTGGCGATGAAATTCGGGTAGTCAAACTACAGAAATAGCGCGAAGGAGGCATTTTCGAGAaaatagatgtgctatagcctacggttttggggtggaCCTAGGGTCCAGGTGTGTCGTGGGTCTTAAATCgatcagggcgtgccagggaggcttgaaagcggcctagtatgggccattggggTGGGCGGCGCCATTTccgtggtcaaatgggcaaaacgacgcgaaaggggcattttcgagccaaatcggtgtgctatagcccacggttctgagggtgggcccgggatccAGGTGTGTCGTAGGCCTAAAATCGACTGGGGCGTGCCATGGAAGCTTGAGTGTCGTACTATGGGCCATTAGGGTTGGtggtgccatttgggtggtcaaacgggcgaaacggcacaaaggggcgattttgggccaaatcggtgtcttatagcccatagtttcgagggtgggctcggggtctgagcGTGTCGTAGGCCCAAAATTGACTGAGGCGTGTCAGGGAGGCTTGGGaatggcctagtatgggccattggggtgggcggtgccatttgggtagtcaaacgggcgaaacggcacgaaggGCGCgtatttgggccaaatcgatttgctatagctGACGATTCCGGgtgtgggctcgaggttcgggcTTGTTGTGGGCCCAAAATCAACTGGGGCGTGTCAGGGAGGCTGGAAAGCGACCTAGTGTGGACCTTTAGGGTGGTCCgagccatttggatggtcaaacgggcaaaatggcgcgaacggggcatttttgggtcaaatcggtgttctatagcccatgatttcaagggtgggcctggggtccgagtgtgctgtggacCCAACATCAATCGGGTTgtgccagagaggctggggagcggcctagtgtaggcCTTTGGGGTAAgcgggtccatttgggtggtcaaatgggcgaaacaacacgaacgagatattttcgggctaaatcaatgtgttattgcccacggttctgggggtaggCCGGAGGTcggggcgtgctgtgggccaaaaatctaccggaGGGTGCCAAGGAAGTTGGGGAGAGTAGTGTGGGTTTTTGGGGTAGGcagagccatttgggtggtcaaatgagcgaaacgacgcaaacggggcattttcaggccaagtcgatgtgctatagcctacgatttcgatgttcgagcgtgctatgggcccaaaattgattggggcatgctaaGTAGGCTGGGGAGCAACCAAGTGTGGGATTTTAAGGTGGGCAGGGACAAATTGGTGGTCAAACaacgcgaacgggacattttcgagccaaatcgatgtgctatagcccacagttctaggggtgggcccgaaATTCAAGCATGCTGTGAGCTAAAAATCGACGgaagcgtgccagggaggctggtgAGCAACCTAGTGTGGACCTTTGGGTggggcgaggccatttgggttgtctaACAGAAGAAACGCCGCAAACGAGGTATTTTCGAACCAAATCGATGTGTTGTAGCCCACAATTCTGAAGGTTGGCCGGAGGTCCGAGCGTGCCATGGGTCGAAAATCAACTAAGGCATGCCAGAGAGACTGGTGGGCAGCCTATGACGGGCCTTTGaggtgggcagggccatttgtgtggtcaaacgtgCGAAATAGAGCATTGATCAACGTGAAATATATGTATAACGCCCGTACACTTAACTAGTAAAAGTAAATTCTCCCAAAATTTCTATCCTTTCCTCGACATTCCACAGTGACAAGATACAAGACTTTTATCAAGAATAAATGCTAACAAGCCACTATGCATTAAAATATAGCTTAGTGAAACTGTCAAAAGATTTGCTTCCCGAAAGAAATGAGAAATTTGATTTGATCATGATACAAATTAGAAACAAAAAATTAGTAACGAACATTTACATCAGGTTGAGAACCATTTGGTTCCGGTAAAATCATGAGAGCTCGCTCTCCCCTCGACTTTGCTTCGCAGAAAAATGACCTTTTTCCTTGGATATATTGTCGAGAACTACAGTACTATCCTTATCTTCCTTCAATTTGAAAGTCCAACCTAGAAAATCAGACTCCGAAAACAACAAAGTTGGAGTTGCTGTGTAGAATGCAAGGGGGGCCTGTTTAACTCGCTTCCTAATCTGCATTTTAAGTATCATAGTTACGAACGGCCATTACATGCAACATTACAGGAGGCAGATTGCCAGCATACAACATGGAGACGAGTCAAAATGCCAACAACATAcccccagtgtattcccacaatgtggggtctggggagggtcaagtgtacgcaatccataccactacctctcaaatgaagtagagaggttgtttcccatagacccCGGAGTTAAAATGCCAAAACCCGAAAAAGGGATGTCAAAAACCCAATACGAAAGGAAATTTAGTCCTGCGACTGTGAGGTCTACGACAGCCCCAAAAGAGAAAAAGCAACTCAGGCCATTTAATCAAATGACACAATTCATCGGTTAAAGCAATTGTAATACTGAAGAGAGTATGTCAGCCAATTGCAGCAAACTTTTCTAGAAAAATTATTGTCAACCGATAAGTAAATGATTATCATTATGTAACCAAAACAACTGTAGTTGCTTAGTGAACATTACCTCATCACCAAAAATTGTTGCATATGGACCAGAACTGAAATCTTTGACTGCAACTTCAGTAGTTTTAGCTCTTACTGTCAAATCATTCTCAAGGgacaaaataaatctaacaacACGTAAAAGAAGAAACAGACTTAGTTCAAAAGCTCAATTAAACCAACCATAAATGCCCATTGACACAGGAGAACCTATAATCATATGATACACTTGCCTTGAAACCGGTGGGCAGTAGTGATGACGAAGTGTGTCAACTTCCCACAAAGAACTCCCTGTGGAATGGTAGAATTCAACACATCATCTATGTCAAAAATAGTGTTTTAAACAAGCAAAATGAACTTTACATTGAGGAAGCGCTCACTAGTCACTTCTATACCTTACAAATACCCCAACAACCAAAGCATTTCTAATGACTAAGCAAAAACACTCGGAATATTGATCCAGAAAACTTAACTTCCACTTAAAGGCATACTTGATCCCAACACCAATGCAAAGATCCTCTAGCTAAAAAAGGCCAAGTAATTCCTTGGCCATCCCTTTCCACCGAAAGAAGAATGGAAAGTATTCTCCACCAAAAACGGTAGTAATATAAccccaaacaaaaaaaaataattagacaaGTACCAATTCAAGTTGATTGGGGACTTTGAAAAGCCTTTTAACagattagaaagaaaaaagaggagaCGGCAAAATGCTTGACACGACATTGGTTGAACCACTGAAGCTTAGAGTTATAAGGTCATGGGAATGCATTTTCAACACAATTTCGAAGGAAACAAGAAGTGGTGCAGGAGACTGTGATAGCTGAACTATTGAACTTTATAATATGCCATGAAACGAGAAAATTACTCATTGCGTTAGTCTTCAACGGATCAGTCTGCTTGTCATCAAAAGGATCAATGCCAGTCTTCATGCTTGATTTTAATCTGCTGGGACTGGAGACGTTGTTGCTATCATCAGCCCCACTACTCTCTGCACTTTTAATGTCTGTAGTAGTCTCACTACCACCCTCCTACAAAGAATTTTTACCTCAAATATGAGCTTTACAAATCTACAGTTACAAGGTAGCAGGTAAAAACTTTACTATGACATTTTACAAACAGAAATATTTTGCACCTGCGTCACACAAGTTTTTTTTTGAGAAGGTAACATCTTTTGTATAACTATTTGCTGCATAAAAACTGCAGTCATTCATACTTACAATGGAATAAAGGAAGAAGTACTAAGCTATAACCTACTTACAGAGATCCTATAACATCAACAATAGATTCTACATCTTCCATATATTcatgtttacaccaaaaatagaaaagggCCAGACATTTCACCTTCCTGCGTCACACAAGTTGTGTCATCCattcacaaaataaataataactacTCAATCACAAACTAGTCAGGGTTAACTAAATGAGTGTTGTACATCCATTCTGCTCTATTTAGATCCGTTTCGCTCCATTGCTCAATAAATTTGTTTTCTACACAAACTAGGGGTTCCCTAAATCTCAGTTTAGTCCTTCACTGCCCCACATAGATACAACATCTCAAACAATGACTTCAGCAGAAAAGTAGGGTAAGATGCCATAGTCTTACCTGGTGCACCAAGCAATTTATGGAAGGATGTCTCCTCAAGAGATTATGAATTAGAGCGACAATGACTAATGCTCCTGAAGGAGGGACGGCAAGTGATAGCCGACTGAGTTTTTTACAAAATGAAGCTGCCAAATATGCAGGAAGAAGTGGTGATTTCAAGCATGAATCAAGAAGCTGCAAGTGACATTCTGCAATTAGCGTCCATAAACATAACTAGATCTACCATATTGcaacatattgaaaaaaatatttccaTCCAAGACAATCACAAATTAATTGACAAGTAAACCATGTTGTACTGACACCTTCTCTTTATTGATCAGAAATTAACTCATTTTTCAATGAGCAACACACGAAATATCACATATCTCAAATAACCCTTTTCTGCTTGATAAGATCAGTTCAGTATGCATACTCCTCCAGAGAACCAATGATGGAACTACGATGGACTTCATGAATCTGAATTCACTTCCTAAACTACAGAGATGACAGTAATCCAAtgaaaaccaacaacaacaaaaaacccagtgtattcccacacagtggggtctggcaAGGGTAAGaagtacgcagtccatatcactacctctggagaagtagaaaggctgtttccgataggcAGAAAATGTAGCATATGCAGAACATTTCCAAGTTTACAGTAATTCATACTTTCTTTGGGAGCATGCAACAAAGAAAGTCTGATAGTCCTTGCCTTCAGGTGGAAATTCATGTTACATATGGGATTGGTATAGCAGCTCAAGTCAATTGTAACTCCAAACCAAAACAAACACAAACTATAATCCCCAAAAAAAGATCTCATTGTTTGAAAGTCCGCATAGCAACCATACAacgagagaaaaataaaaattttgctaTTACCTGGAAGAACCTAGCCCTATGTTTTGCCATAAAAATAGAAGGTTCCAATAGAGCATAAAGCTTTTCATAGAAGTTGGGGTAATCAAGACCATGTTGTGTCATGAGAACGAATAAGCTGCTAAGAGCCATCACACTGACTACCCCGCCAATATCATATGACCGGGTTAAGAAATCACTGCATATGAAAAAGTACTGGAGTCACTCATCAAGACTTGTTAAGTCTGAATGAATAGAATCAATGAGACAAACAAGAACAGAGTACAATGTATTACCACAACATGAGAGAGTTAGACAGATAGGGAATAACAACTTGGTGAAGGTTCACCAGAACCTGAGATCAGAAAGCAAAAGAGAGAATGTTAGAAATCGTCATAACAATCACGTTTCAGGAGTTAGAAAGCAGAACAGAAACACAAACAAAGCTGACTTTGGAATAATACCACTTCAACCAAATCTTTTGAGAGGGTCTTTGGAAAAGTTAATGTGAAATAGATTTTACTTCTCTGTCCCAGAATTGTTGCCCATCGACTTTCAAATGCTAGTTGAGGTTGGTCAAAGCTAAGGTTATGCTAAAATTTCACAATTTTGTACAGTTTCATGATAAAGATTAACTCGTGAAAACTGCTAAATCATATTGAGGGACTATTAGCCATAGGACGGATATCTATTTTTCCACATAAACATGCACTACAAAACAttaaaattcaaatgaaaatcACGGTGTAATATGACAGCACCCACTAACCACAACTTGGATCAAGTTGTGGTACTGGATAAGAAAAGAATAGGAGGAGAAGAGATCATGGAAGTACAGACgttcccaaaatatgaaattaaaaagaCAATAAAAGCACCAAGACCTTGTTCCAATGCATGAAATAGATATCCAGTCAATGGACTGTTTATTTACCTCTTTGTAAAGATCAACAGGAAGTGGAAGTCCAAGGAATGATATCCAGGCTTTAGTAAATCTCAGTTTCATCTTTTTTGCAATGTTGGCTGGAGATAAAACCTGAAAATCACgaagtatttaaaatattagctTGCATCAAAACCCAAAGAGAATCAGTAAATGTCCATAACGAACACTCTAACAATGTGAGGTACACAAAGAAAAAGgtctttttttaattcttaatttcttttcttttttaattacgAAGTTTTTTCACTAGATACCTTGATATTAGTTGATTCATCCTTGCACTGCTTTCCGGTGTgctctttctcattttcttttccagTAAATATACCTAAATCCACATAAATATAAAATCACATCAACAGGCAATAAGACAAAAATATTAAGTTAGAATAGGTCACATTGCACGCATTGCCAAGAAGAATGATACGAGCAGCTTGCTTTAGGCCTGAActagtaaaaactaaaaactgcTAAAATTTAAACTGTAGAATCCTGTCaaactctctttttcttttccttgtgaTCTGGTAATTTCTCTACATCTTCCCCTCCTCTCGATTTTTCTTTCAAAAGCTTTTTTATAGATAAATTGTTCTTCAATTTAGAAGTTTGATTTCTCTGTTTGTTCAATGCCAGCTTCGCCTTTTGATTCCTTTCCTTTACATAGTCAGATTTTTAGTGAACCTTGTATTTGCTTCTAACCTTTGTTACCAGGAAGCGTTCACCATGGGTAGAAGAAGTTCACAATGTAGGAATGCTGCGATGCTGGAGAGTGATGACACATAGCGTGAGTTCATCGGCAACTACTCGGTCGGATATGATGTTATCTGGTTTGGATGAGGTTCAATTTGATAAGGAGATTGTCCTTGATCAACGCATGGATGCCCTTAATGAGAAAAAGGGACTCAACAAGAGAGAAGGCTTGACATCAATTTAAGAGGGTTTCAAGATCCAACGCAAATTTCTTGAAAAGAAGTTAGCCACATTATTGTAACAATATTTGAGTTCCATTGAACATGGTTTCTCCGAGGAGACAGCTTTCCCATCGCATGTTATTGGGCGTCTAATTTTAACTGCTGGCCCTAGGGTCAAAGCACAAGATTCTGGAAGAATCAGCAACACCTATCTCAGAGGCTCTTAAATCTAGGTCTGATACTTCTAAAACACCCTTGATACTGGAGTGTTTGGCATTATCACCTTTGTTGGTGGTGAAGAACCAAAATAAACAGAAAGTCTATGCAATTGATGAGGCAAGTCATTAATCCAAAACTGGGTCCTAATGTGGCTACTGCTAAACCTTTACGAGCAACGATAACAGCAGTTGTATCTTCATGGTCTTCCCTTCTTACTACCATGGATGGACACCTAACCCCAAAAAGTTGGCAAGGGTCAATCTCCTGCTTCTCAACTCTTCTAGACAAGGAAGACCGATCTGTGCGCATTGCAGCAGACAAAGCACTTGCTTTAGTTTTTGAAGTGGAGTCTGGAAAAGTTTTCTGGAAAATCTAAAGGATCTAGTGACAGCTCCACAGATGAAGCTAACAAATCTAGTGAATATAACATATACAGGGATCAAGGAAAAAAGTCCTGAACCAGGTAAGAACCCTTTCAGCAGAGGCTGGAAGTAAAGGGCCAGCCGAAAAGGGTCTTAATAATCAAATAAACACATTTCGAGATATATTGGAAATTGGAATTTCTAGAGGATGGCTATAGTCCCGGGATCTCAATCAAGATTGGTGGAGAACCATTTAGCACCAGTACATGGCTTCATCTGATAAAATTAATTTCCTTAAGCTCTTCCTTGGAGGAGGATTTGAAGCTTATTCAGGAAATAAATCTTTTCATAATGTATTTGGTTCCacgccaaaaaaaaaaaaaaaatcccagtTGCTGAGCAACGTGTATCTGGGACTGAAAAGAGTATGTCCAAGTCACCAAATTCAGTCCTTAACAAGGCCAGGACTCAATTTCAAAACAAGCAAAGAATGCTATCTCATGACACAATGTTGGCTACTATACGGGTGGTGATGAGTTCGGAATAATTGAAGTTGCACTGGCAAAGTTCTCAGCCAAGACATCCGAGGACAATTGTCCTTCGCATCAAAATTATTTCATTCATAGTCGCAGATTTAATGATCATTTTGTTGCCACTTAgtattcctttttcttcttttcattaaGTAGAAACTTACATTTGACTTGGTGCCTCAGATGGAGATTAGTGATGCATAAGCAAAGCCAGCAACCATATTctgtgcaaaaaaataaaaacaatcctGCCAAATGAATGtttcaaaaatcaaaaccaaatagaGTGATACATGCACCGTATACACATTACAGCTATGCGTTAGGTATTTTACTGCCCTCACTCAGCAAGTATCTACACCTGAGATCGATGTGGAATGGCGAGATTATTTCAAGTTATCCCCAAGAGAGATTGTTTCAAGTACCTAGGATTTGTAATCCAAGGTAATGGCAAGACCGATGAGGATGTCACACATCATAGTGGTGCGCGATGGAGAAATTGAGGCTAGCTTCTGGGGTATTGTGTGATAAGCAAGTACCACCTAAACTAAAAGGTAAGTTCTACGTGGTTAgaccgactatgttgtatgggactgagtgttggcctgttaagaactCTCATGTTCAGAAGATGAAAGTtgcggagatgagaatgttgaGGTGGATGCGTGGTGATACTATGAGAGACATAATTAGGAATGATGAGATACAGGACAAGGTAGGAGTGACTTCCACGGTGGACAAG from the Capsicum annuum cultivar UCD-10X-F1 chromosome 9, UCD10Xv1.1, whole genome shotgun sequence genome contains:
- the LOC107843229 gene encoding LOW QUALITY PROTEIN: protein NUCLEOLAR COMPLEX ASSOCIATED 4-like (The sequence of the model RefSeq protein was modified relative to this genomic sequence to represent the inferred CDS: inserted 2 bases in 1 codon), which encodes MAAAKKQKKNKEKYTLSELKTLGHQLLSSRAHINNLPLLLSFINPSTRSPKYTLESLLSLQSFFLPLLPRLPSSTSSVSQSDPEFIYXRSKFDDLVHSLLYIAICSESDEALREVVLDTLMEFVKVGNGGKFHSAIYHRLLDRIVHSSLDVHDVLLDLLSSKYFKYIDIRYFTYISFKKLSQSIGAKDISDDRREGLDTSSVNKPESSLDLSVHKLYYLLSRIPPLEGSDVKSKYDMWKAAEYGCWLCLCITNLHLRHQVKCIFTGKENEKEHTGKQCKDESTNIKVLSPANIAKKMKLRFTKAWISFLGLPLPVDLYKEVLVNLHQVVIPYLSNSLMLCDFLTRSYDIGGVVSVMALSSLFVLMTQHGLDYPNFYEKLYALLEPSIFMAKHRARFFQLLDSCLKSPLLPAYLAASFCKKLSRLSLAVPPSGALVIVALIHNLLRRHPSINCLVHQEGGSETTTDIKSAESSGADDSNNVSSPSRLKSSMKTGIDPFDDKQTDPLKTNAMRSSLWEVDTLRHHYCPPVSRFILSLENDLTVRAKTTEVAVKDFSSGPYATIFGDEIRKRVKQAPLAFYTATPTLLFSESDFLGWTFKLKEDKDSTVVLDNISKEKGHFSAKQSRGESELS